CTTTAAAACCTCTTTGTATCGGTCCGCAAACTCTATAATATCTTTCTTTTTCTTGTCGTGAGCGATCAACGCGATTTTCATCTGTCCTTCTCCCTCTCTTCAGTCAAGTAAATGCTCTAAACCGTACACAAGCATATCCAGTTCCATTACCTTTTCGGAGGCAAGTTTAACACCACTCATGAAAGATTCCCGATGTATGGAATCATGCTTGACGGTAAGCGTCTCTCCAAGCCCTCCAAAAGTCACCTCCTGATGCGCCACAAGGCCCGGCAGGCGCATACTATGTATCCTCATACCTTCAACATCTGCTCCTCTGGCACCAGGCAGCGTTTCCTTTTCTTCCGGATGTCCCTGTTTGTGAGCCTCTCTCACTTCTTTAATGAGCTCCGCCGTTTTCAATGCCGTCCCTGAAGGTGCATCAAGTTTTTGATCATGGTGCTTTTCGATAATTTCCACATCAGGGAAATATTTGGCCGCCCATTTAGAGAACTGCATCATCAAAACTGCTCCAATGGCAAAGTTTGGAGCGATGACCGCACCAATTTTATTCTTTTCTGCAAGCGCCGTAAGTTCGCGGAGCTCCTCTTCCGTGAAGCCTGTTGTTCCTACAACCGGAC
This sequence is a window from Bacillus sp. SB49. Protein-coding genes within it:
- the dapB gene encoding 4-hydroxy-tetrahydrodipicolinate reductase is translated as MNEIKVIVAGPRGKMGKEALQMIEKEESLILAACIDRKNDGMRVKEIKGLTESEALIYTDAAVCLAETDADVLVDLTTPENGYKHTKLALENGVRPVVGTTGFTEEELRELTALAEKNKIGAVIAPNFAIGAVLMMQFSKWAAKYFPDVEIIEKHHDQKLDAPSGTALKTAELIKEVREAHKQGHPEEKETLPGARGADVEGMRIHSMRLPGLVAHQEVTFGGLGETLTVKHDSIHRESFMSGVKLASEKVMELDMLVYGLEHLLD